TTCGTTGCTGTGCGCGCCAAGCTGCACGAAAATGTTTTTGATACCCTTATCTTCAGCATCACGGATCACAGAGATTCCCTGCTCTGGTTTGGTAGCTACAATAAGCGCTTCAACATCATCGGGCAATTCGCTAACCGACCGGTAGCATCTGAATTCCTCGAAATAGTCAAGATTGGGGCTTACCGGAACAATATCGTAACCTTTCTTCTTAAGCTCCCTGAAGATAGAGCTGCCTGTTTTGTAGCTCTTACTTGAAACACCGGCCACAGCAAACTTTTTGCATGCCATGAACTTGTCGATATTCTCTTTTAAATATACCTGCTTTTCCATATATATTAATTGTTTAAATGTTGCTAATACTCAGTTTAGCTCTGCGGTACATGGATAGTAAACGGGCTCCTTCCAATATTGATGATGCTCATGAAACTCAGGGATAGGGATTTGTGGGTGAAGCCCCTCCAGAGCATTACCGCGACCAAAGAGCGAGGGTTTCCAGGATTGACCAAAGCACATTTCCAAAAACAAAGTTACAATATGTTCGAATAAATCGAGAAAAATTTTCAATAACAAACCGACTGGTCGGTATTTTGATTATATTTGCAACATGGCATCAACAAAACAGGGTATTTTAAATAAGGCGTTTGCCCTATTTCTCACGGTAAGCTACCGCGACGTAACCCTAAGCAAGCTTCTGAAAGAGACCGGGATATCAAAGGGCGCCTTTTATCATCATTTCAGCAGCAAGGAGGAGCTGTTTACTGATGTAGCCGAACAATTCTTTTTCGGTGCGTCTCCAGGTTCGGGTTTCCGACCCTCCCCAAATGCTGGCTTCATTGTAAATATGAACAGCCTGCTTGATAAAAAACAGCAGGCATTCGAGTGGTTTGCCGGTAAATACAAAACAGGCCATAAGGAGTTTAATTTTTTTATGTTCATAGCCGAGGCAATCCGGTATCTGCCCGGGGTAAGGGAGAAAGTTACAATACTGGTTGATAATGAGATATCACTGGTAAGAGAAATACTCGGGTCAGCGCAAGACAATGGAGAGCTGAAACCCGGTGTGGATATCAATTTTATGGCCGGGCACATAGTACGGGCTTTTGACGGATATGAGATGCATGGAGTACTTCTGGGACAATCGGCCGAAACTGTGAATCGGGAAAAAGAGATGGTAATGCAGATTTGGGAACTTATAAAGAAGAGGTAATGCACAGGCGGGGTCTGACCGGCAGGTATGGACACTGTTTTTACTGCTCTGAACGAATTATTGCACCGCATAATAATCTTCAATATAACTGACATGATAGAGGTAAAAGATTTGACCTATCGATACCGTGGCGAAAAGAGTCCTGCGGTTGACGGCATCAGCTTTGATGTGAACAGGGGAGAGATATTCGGGTTCCTGGGCCCTTCCGGTGCAGGAAAAAGTACTACACAGAAGGTACTAATCAGGCTGTTAAGGGGATACTCCGGCAGCGCCAGGATAGCGGGCAGGGAGCTAAGTGTGCTTAACGGTGATTTCTATAATATGATAGGTGTAGGCTTCGAATTACCGAATCACTACCCGAGACTGACCGCACTTGAAAACCTCCAGTTTTTCGCCTCCTTCTATAGCAACAGGACGAAAGACCCGATGGAGTTGCTGCGTATAACCGGACTGGAGGAGCATGCCGGCAGGAAGACCTCCGGTTTTTCAAAGGGGATGAAGATGAGACTCAATTTTGTGCGGGCGCTGATTCATGATCCTGATATCCTGTTCCTCGACGAGCCTACTTCCGGACTTGACCCGCTTAATGCCAGGAAGATAAAGAATATCATAAAGAACCTGCGCAGCCGGGGCAAGACTATCTTTCTGACCACCCATAACATGCACGATGCAGGGGAGCTATGCGACAGGGTGGCCTTCATAACCCGCGGTCGCATCGCCCTTACCGACGCCCCCGTGAATCTGCAACTGCAGCATGGTACCCGGAAACTGAAGGTTGAGTATGGCGAACAACAACCCGCTGAAGCAGAGTTTCCGCTTGACGGACTGGCGGGTAATGACCGGTTTCTCTCGATCATCCGCAACCAGCACATCAGGTCGATGCACACCTCCGAGGCTACCCTTGAAGAGATATTCATAAAGACAACAGGGGAGTCCCTTACGGGGGAGGAATCCATCAACATCAATTCAGATGAGCAGGTGCAAAAAGATGAACAGCCATAATATTCCGACCAGGATAAACAGGAAACTGTATTATTTCCCTTTCGGGGAAAAACTGGCATCCGGCACAAACACCGGGGATCCAATAAAATACAAAAATGATGTACAGGCTGATAAAACTAATAGAGCTTGATTTCAAGCTGATAGTCCGCAATAAAATTCTGGCCGTGGCAGCGCTTGTCACCCTTCTTTACGTGATTATCATCCAGGTCCTTCCCGAAGAGTCATTCACCATGGTGCTGACGCTGCTGATCTTTTCCGACCCGGTGATGCTGGGATTTATGTTCATTGGTGCGATGGTGCTTTTCGAGAAAAGCTCCAACACCATCCAGGCTCTCTCCGTCACCCCTGTCCGACCCGGCGAATATCTTCTCTCAAAAGGTATAGCGCTGACAACTATAGCGCTTGCGGCAAGCCTGGTAATGGCTCTGGCAGGCGTGAGACTGAATTTCAGTTTCCTTTACCTGTCTGCCGCCGTAGTCCTGTCATCGTTGCTGTTCATATTCGGCGGCTTCGTTGGTGTTTCGAGGGTAAGCACTTTCAATCAGTATTTCATTGTAATTCCCATGTTCATGATTCCCACCTGCCTTCCTTTTCTCAATTATTTCGGGGCAACCGACACCTGGGTATGGTATATCGTTCCCACCCAGGCATCGCTGATCCTGTTCCGGGCCGCCTTCGAAGGTACGGCGGACTTACCGATGGCAGAAATCGCATACGCCGTACTGTACCTGCCGGCAGCAGTACTTATAAGTTATGTGTTTGCTGAAAGGGCATACTTTAAAATGCTGACAAAATGATACTAATGGATTGTTCAAATCAACATACAGTAAAATGAGCCCTGCATTAAATATAATAATAACCGACATTAAGAACATACTGAGGGACCCTTCGCTCGTTATGATGCTGTTTGTCCCTTTTCTCATCACAGCATTACTGAGATGGGGCTACCCTTATTTCCTGGAAGCCGTTCCGGAAGCCACCGAATACAATATGCTGGTCCTCGCCATGCTGGCTATGACTTCCGGGGCGATGCCGGGAATGGCACTTGCCTTTGCAATACTGGATGAGAAGGATAACGGATTGTTACCGGCCCTGATGATACTTCCCGTTTCATTCAGGAAGATCGTTCTTAACAGAATATGGACTATCTCTATTTACGGCACTTTCGCTGCATTAATAACTATTGGGTTTTCAGGATTGTCTGAAGCCAGCCTGCTCCAGAACCTGTTACTATCACTCCTTGCGGCCTCAACTGCGGCAGCGTTTGGAATGGTACCGGCATTCTTTGCCGCCAACAAGATTGAGGGTGCTACTCTGGCTAAGATCCTCAACTTCCTGCTGGTGTTTCCCTTGCCGGCATTTATCTTCTCAGGATGGTGGACCAGTCTGCTGGGGGTGTTTCCCGCGTGGTGGGTTTACAGCGCATTTACGAGCACTACTGATCCGGTTCAGTTTCTGACCTCATTTGGATGGGGAATTGCCTACCATCTGCTGATTACCATAATTGTTACAAGGCAGATATTTTCAAGGGTTGCAAACCAGGATTAATTGATTTTTCGCTGCCGGCCGGTACCTTCCTGGCCAGTAAACTATTGATTCCGGGCCCAATTCAATAAACATGGGTCGTTTCAATGAATTTATTAAACCACCCTGAGCATAGAATATGGCATGAATTATTGATAATCAATAATTGTAAAAGTCTTTCCACCACCTTTTAAGCATTGCCGATATATCCTTTTCGCGGATGTTATCCTGGGGCTGGTAAATCTTCCTGCCTTTTATTTCCTCCGGAAGGAACTCCTCCTGGGTGAAGTTCCCGTCATAGCTGTGGGCGTACTTGTAATCCTTGCTGTACCCAAGGTCTTTCATAAGCTTGGTGGGCGCATTCCTGATATTAAGCGGAACCGGCAGGTCGCCTGTCTTCCGCACCAGCTCAAGCGCATCGTCAATAGCCATATAGGCCGAATTGCTCTTGGGTGAAGTGGCCAGGTAGATGGTGGCTTCCGACAGTATGATCCTGGCCTCCGGCATACCGATCATCGACACCGCCTGGAAGCAGTTGGTTGCCAGCAGCAGCGCATTGGGATTTGCAAGTCCGATATCCTCGGCCGCGAGGATCACAAGCCGCCTGGCAATGAACTTGATATCCTCGCCACCCTCCAGCATCCTTGCCAGCCAGTAGACTGCTGCATTGGGATCGCTTCCGCGGACGGACTTGATAAAGGCGGAGATGATGTCGTAATGCTGCTCGCCGCTCTTGTCGTATAGCGCGATGTTCTCCTGCAGCTTTTCGAGCACCTTGCCATTGGTTATCTCAACGGCACCATCATCCTCGCTCGAAACGACCAGCTCCAGCAGATTATAAAGCTTGCGGGCATCGCCGCCCGAATACCTCAGCAGCGCTTCATGCTCAGTGACCTTTATTTCACGCTCCTTCATCGTGACATCCAGCTTTAGCGCCCTGTCGAGCAGTCCGAGCAGATCATCCTTTTCAAGTGGTTTCAGGACATAAACCTGGCAGCGGGATAGGAGGGGGGCTATCACCTCGAAGGAGGGATTTTCAGTGGTGGCACCGATCAGTGTAATAATACCTTGTTCCACAGCGCTGAGCAGCGAGTCCTGTTGCGACTTGCTGAACCGGTGTATCTCGTCGATAAAAAGTATGGCATTCGGCCGGTTGAAGAACTGCTGCTTTTTCGCCTTTTCGATCGCTTCCCTCACATCCTTGACTCCCGAATGCACGGCGCTCAGGGTATAGAAGGGTCTCTCGAGCGTGTTCGAGATTATCCGCGCAAGCGTGGTCTTACCTACCCCGGGTGGCCCCCACAGGATCATCGATGGCACCTTTCCGGATTCTATTAATTTCCTTAACGGGGAATTCTTTCCGGCAAGATGCTGCTGACCCGCGTAATCATCGAGGGTCTTCGGGCGCATTCGTTCTGCAAGAGGCTGGTTGTAGCTCATTTTTCTAAGATGACGGCTCCCCTGGCCATTATCAAAAAGCAATCTTAATCTGTGCAAAAATAAACTTAATGATTGAAGTTCCTCGCAACATTCCGTCGTTCACTTCTAATCTCTCCCGCTAATTTCCAAAATACTTAACCTACTCCAAAATAACCATGGTTGCTTCTTTGTCCAGATCCCTTCATCCGCTCCAGTTTCCTTCTTCCATCCCCAATGCTTATCTCCTAACTCTGCCCTCCACGTCACACCTGCCCTCCACTTTACACCTGATCTCCTCCTAACTCTGCCCTCCACTTTACACCTGACCTCCTCCTAACTCCGGCCTCCATTTTACTACTGCCCTCCTCTTCATTACCCCCTGTTTTACTACCTCTTAGTGCCTGAACAACCTGATCAGCAATGACAGCACAAGGCTTATCAGTATCATTGATGTGATGGGGATGTAAACCCTTGTCCTCTCCGTTTCAATGCGGATATCGCCCGGAAGCCTGCCGAACCAGTTAAGGGCACCTGGAGCATAGTGCAGCAGCAGTCCTATGACGATCAATATTATTCCGGCAATAATCAACCAGCGCGACATAAATTAAGGATCTGGAATTTAAGTTATCAGGCTCGCCAGGCATTTTTTCAATTCGAACAAATATAAAACCAATTACAACCAATTCAAACCAGTTCAATATCCTGAAACACTCTTCTGCCTCAATCGTGATCGGTTACGAATAATATATTTTTAGCTACTTTTGATCATCCATATACAATTCATTATATATGAAAACTTTAATTGCTTTTTGCTTTTTAACATCGTTTATATCGGTATCGGTTTTTGCACAGATAAAATCATCTTGGAGCGGCCCCGGCAGAAACGGGATATATCATGAGACCGGGTTGTTAAAAGAGTGGCCGGAACAGGGCCCGGAAGTGTTGTTTACAATTGAGGGGATCGGACATGGATATTCTTCGCCCTCTTTTTCAAACGGGAAGATTTACCTTTCGGGGATGATAGATCGAACGGGCTATGTCTTCATATTCAACAAAGATGGTGAGCTGTTGAACCAGTATGATTACGGTCCCGAATTCCGCAGGTCCTATCGCGGATCAAGATCAACACCACTTGTTGTAGATAACCTGCTGTACCTGGTAAGCGGAATGGGAAAAATAATGTGCCTTGAGGCTGACACAGGTAAAGAGATCTGGTCAAGAGATGCAACTGATGATTTTGGTGGCAGCAATATCCGTTGGGGCATAACAGAAAACCTGCTGATTGACGGAAACAAGGTGTTTTTTGCACCCGGTGGCAGGAAACACAATATTGTGGCCCTTAACAGGTTTACAGGCGAGATTATCTGGTCGAGCCCGGGAACAGGCAGGGGCGACCAGTCAGCCTATTGCTCTCCCATGATTGTTGATTTGCCTGAAAGAAAACTGTTTGTTACCAAAATGGCAGGTGGAATTGTCGGCCTCGATGCTGAAAACGGTGAATTCCTCTGGTCATACCCATTTACCAACCGCCACTCAATACATGCCAACACACCTTTATTCAGGGATGGTTATATCTATGCCTTCAGCACTGATGAAGCTGGTAGCGTAAAACTTAAGCTCAGTTCCGACGGAAGTCAGATTGAGCCGGTATGGGAAAACAAGGAGATCAACCCGATGCATGGCGGTGCAGTTATAGTTGATGATCACATCTATGCCGCAGTATATGTAGGCAGAAGGTGGTATTGCATGGACAGTGAAACCGGCGAACCGTTATGGTCTTCGAGAGATATTGACAGGGGAGTAGTCATTTATGCCGATGAAAGGTTATACTTTTACACTGAAAGAGGAGAACTGGCACTGTCAAGGCCCAATCCCGGGGGAATGGAAATTATCAGCATGACCAGCATTGATCATATAGGGACAGGCCAGCATTTTTCGCACCCGGTGATTCACGAAGGAAGGTTGTATGTAAGAAGAGGAGACGCTATGGTTGTATTTGATATTTCAAGGGAATGAAAAATTTGTCCATCCATCCCGGCTTTCATTGCCATCCCTCCCGGTTTTCAATGCCGGCCCGCCAGGTTTCCTTCGCCGGCCCGTCTGGCCTCCTTCGCCGGTCCGTCTGGCTTCCATTGCCGGCATTGTAGTACCCTAATGATCTGAATTTTGCAATTATAAATTCCCGGTTAACCATGAACAACCCGGTTCCTGTCAGAGAAATAAGGAAAGAAGATAATCCCCATCTTGCCATATTGATCCGCGAAGTCTTTGATGAACACGGAGCACCCCATCACGGTACGGTCTATTCCGATCCGACCACTGACGATCTGTACGCCTTGTTCAGCAAGAGCCGGTCGGTGCTTTTTGTTGCAGAAAAAGAGAACCGTATTTGCGGCTGCTGCGGTATATACCCTACAGAGGGGCTGGACAGCGATACTGCAGAGCTGGCAAAGTTTTATTTACACCCTGATTACCGGGGTAAGGGAATTGGACGGGCACTAATGGAAAAATGTATTGAAGCGGTAAAATCACTCGGGTATAAAAAGCTATACATCGAAAGTCTCCCTCAATTTGCGAAGGCAGTAAGGATATACGAGAAGCAGGGCTTTCGCAGGATCAGCCGCCCCCTTGGCAACTCCGGCCACACCTCCTGCGACATCTGGATGGTGAAAGAACTCTGACCACTACACTGATTAAATTTTTGTACCAAAACAGATGATTGCCAAGGCAATTCAGAATAAGTTTAAGCAACTCAAATCAATGGTTAATATCTTTTAAGCAGACTATTAACTATCCTGATGTTGGCATGAATACCAAAATCTTGCAAGAAAGGATCAAATATTCCGGAAAAATTTCTTAACTTAATTAATACAACAGCCTTAGGGCGCTTTTGCTTAAACAGAAATATCTCAATCATGGTAAAAAAGATAATATACTTGTCTATGGCCAGCCACAACGGACGAGATCTGCTTCTGCTAAAATTTGAGAGAGACAGTTACATTGAAGAGATGATAAGGCTTACGGGGGTTGCATCCTGGCACAATAATTTAAAATCCTGGTTTGTAATATATAACCTCGAAAACCTGAAACAGATCCAGAATACCTTGGGCAAAATAGCACATCTTGACATCAGCGAAGCTGAGAAAAGCCTCATAACACCTAACTCAGGCAGAACCGTATTAAGATATCATCCCTACAGAAAGAGAGACGGGGATTTACCCGGAGCAAGAAAATATTCCCAGTCACCTGATCATTCCCAAACACCTGATCATTCCAAATCCCCGGTGTTCCAAAGAGAAACTTCCAAAATCCGGCAAGCGGATAACAGCCCCGCCACTAAACCATACGGCTCTTCTGGTCCAATAACGCATACCGTAATCGCCAAAGACGATTATTTGAAACACCCCGGAACGGAAAAGGAGATTGCAGAATTTGAGGAATATATGAAGCAGAAAAGGTATAGCCCCTCCACAATTAAATCATATCTCAGTTCAATAAGGCAATTCTTTCAATATTATGGCGGGCCGCAAGTCAAGGTCACAAATGGTGATATATCTGAATATATCAGCCATCTGATTGAAAAAGGATATTCCAGCTCATTTCAAAACCAGATTGTAAGCGGCATCAAGTTATTCTTTTCCCGGATTCATAATCAGGAAATCATCTCAGGGTTAATTGAAAGACCCAGGCGTGAACACAGACTACCCAATGTGCTAAGCAAAGCTGAAATACAGAGAATCCTTGCAGCCCCACGGAATCTGAAACACCGGGCCATGTTGAGCTTAATCTATGCATGCGGACTGAGAAGGAGCGAGCTGTTGAATTTGAAACCTGGTGATATTGACAGCAACCGGAATCTCGTGATAATCAGACAAGCTAAAGGTAACAAAGACAGGGTTATACCCTTACCGGGGAAGATCCTGTCGAGTCTCCGGGAGTACTACCTCGCCTACAGACCATCAACCTGGCTGTTCGAAGGACAATCAAAAAACAGTCAATACTCGGCCACCAGCCTGGCAAAAGTACTGAAAAATGCAGCAGCCAAAGCAGGAATAAACAAAGAAGTCTCTTTGCACTGGTTGAGGCACTCATATG
The DNA window shown above is from Marinilabiliales bacterium and carries:
- a CDS encoding CoA-binding protein, with the protein product MEKQVYLKENIDKFMACKKFAVAGVSSKSYKTGSSIFRELKKKGYDIVPVSPNLDYFEEFRCYRSVSELPDDVEALIVATKPEQGISVIRDAEDKGIKNIFVQLGAHSNEIIEYGSRNELNLICKQCIFMFAQPTGIHKFHEKLAKLFGAYPKQRPEKSITVAGN
- a CDS encoding TetR/AcrR family transcriptional regulator, whose translation is MASTKQGILNKAFALFLTVSYRDVTLSKLLKETGISKGAFYHHFSSKEELFTDVAEQFFFGASPGSGFRPSPNAGFIVNMNSLLDKKQQAFEWFAGKYKTGHKEFNFFMFIAEAIRYLPGVREKVTILVDNEISLVREILGSAQDNGELKPGVDINFMAGHIVRAFDGYEMHGVLLGQSAETVNREKEMVMQIWELIKKR
- a CDS encoding ABC transporter ATP-binding protein, which gives rise to MIEVKDLTYRYRGEKSPAVDGISFDVNRGEIFGFLGPSGAGKSTTQKVLIRLLRGYSGSARIAGRELSVLNGDFYNMIGVGFELPNHYPRLTALENLQFFASFYSNRTKDPMELLRITGLEEHAGRKTSGFSKGMKMRLNFVRALIHDPDILFLDEPTSGLDPLNARKIKNIIKNLRSRGKTIFLTTHNMHDAGELCDRVAFITRGRIALTDAPVNLQLQHGTRKLKVEYGEQQPAEAEFPLDGLAGNDRFLSIIRNQHIRSMHTSEATLEEIFIKTTGESLTGEESININSDEQVQKDEQP
- a CDS encoding ABC transporter permease → MYRLIKLIELDFKLIVRNKILAVAALVTLLYVIIIQVLPEESFTMVLTLLIFSDPVMLGFMFIGAMVLFEKSSNTIQALSVTPVRPGEYLLSKGIALTTIALAASLVMALAGVRLNFSFLYLSAAVVLSSLLFIFGGFVGVSRVSTFNQYFIVIPMFMIPTCLPFLNYFGATDTWVWYIVPTQASLILFRAAFEGTADLPMAEIAYAVLYLPAAVLISYVFAERAYFKMLTK
- a CDS encoding replication-associated recombination protein A; protein product: MSYNQPLAERMRPKTLDDYAGQQHLAGKNSPLRKLIESGKVPSMILWGPPGVGKTTLARIISNTLERPFYTLSAVHSGVKDVREAIEKAKKQQFFNRPNAILFIDEIHRFSKSQQDSLLSAVEQGIITLIGATTENPSFEVIAPLLSRCQVYVLKPLEKDDLLGLLDRALKLDVTMKEREIKVTEHEALLRYSGGDARKLYNLLELVVSSEDDGAVEITNGKVLEKLQENIALYDKSGEQHYDIISAFIKSVRGSDPNAAVYWLARMLEGGEDIKFIARRLVILAAEDIGLANPNALLLATNCFQAVSMIGMPEARIILSEATIYLATSPKSNSAYMAIDDALELVRKTGDLPVPLNIRNAPTKLMKDLGYSKDYKYAHSYDGNFTQEEFLPEEIKGRKIYQPQDNIREKDISAMLKRWWKDFYNY
- a CDS encoding DUF2905 domain-containing protein, giving the protein MSRWLIIAGIILIVIGLLLHYAPGALNWFGRLPGDIRIETERTRVYIPITSMILISLVLSLLIRLFRH
- a CDS encoding GNAT family N-acetyltransferase, producing the protein MNNPVPVREIRKEDNPHLAILIREVFDEHGAPHHGTVYSDPTTDDLYALFSKSRSVLFVAEKENRICGCCGIYPTEGLDSDTAELAKFYLHPDYRGKGIGRALMEKCIEAVKSLGYKKLYIESLPQFAKAVRIYEKQGFRRISRPLGNSGHTSCDIWMVKEL